A genome region from Microvirgula aerodenitrificans DSM 15089 includes the following:
- a CDS encoding ATP-binding cassette domain-containing protein, producing the protein MLELRGVSIDRGGRRIVDGVDLQLRPGEHLGLLGVSGSGKSSLLKLAAGLLVPSQGGYRNDFAHPLLVFQEPRLLPWRRVRANVEIPLRAAGCGATEARRRAGEWLERVGLGAQADAWPGQLSGGMAQRAALARAFALEPDLLLLDEPFSALDPGLRASLGEVCRSLLAQTRAALICVSHHPDELVGLVDRCALLDAGSLRRFDIDDRRPGQSRDQVAAALHAALVHPGVLSR; encoded by the coding sequence ATGCTTGAACTGCGCGGGGTATCCATCGATCGCGGCGGTCGCCGCATTGTCGATGGTGTTGATCTGCAACTGCGTCCCGGCGAGCACCTCGGCCTGCTCGGTGTCAGCGGCAGCGGCAAGAGTTCGCTGCTGAAACTGGCGGCCGGGCTGCTGGTGCCATCGCAGGGCGGCTATCGCAATGACTTTGCCCACCCGCTGCTGGTGTTCCAGGAACCGCGGCTGCTGCCCTGGCGGCGCGTGCGCGCCAATGTGGAAATTCCGCTGCGCGCCGCCGGCTGCGGTGCCACCGAGGCGCGCCGGCGGGCCGGCGAGTGGCTGGAGCGGGTCGGGCTGGGCGCACAGGCCGATGCCTGGCCCGGGCAGTTGTCCGGCGGCATGGCGCAACGGGCGGCACTGGCCCGGGCCTTTGCGCTGGAGCCGGACCTGCTGCTGCTCGACGAGCCGTTCAGCGCGCTCGATCCGGGCCTGCGCGCGTCACTCGGCGAGGTCTGCCGTTCCTTGCTGGCGCAGACCCGCGCGGCGCTGATCTGCGTCAGCCACCACCCGGACGAACTGGTCGGGCTGGTCGACCGCTGCGCCTTGCTCGATGCCGGCTCGCTGCGCCGGTTCGATATTGACGACCGCCGTCCCGGCCAGTCCCGCGACCAGGTCGCCGCCGCCCTGCATGCCGCCCTTGTCCACCCCGGAGTGTTGTCCCGATGA
- a CDS encoding c-type cytochrome, whose amino-acid sequence MTRCGEGAALLLAIAVLLASGTARAVGVEERARTQCAACHGADGRGVSDDFPALAGQHADYLARALADYQHGARRNAIMQAQVTGLTADEITALAEHFARLPGPLRVRR is encoded by the coding sequence ATGACCCGTTGCGGAGAAGGTGCAGCCCTGCTGCTGGCCATCGCCGTGCTGCTGGCGTCCGGTACGGCGCGGGCGGTCGGTGTGGAGGAGCGGGCGCGGACCCAGTGCGCGGCCTGTCATGGCGCCGACGGGCGGGGCGTGTCGGATGACTTTCCGGCGCTGGCCGGCCAGCATGCCGACTATCTGGCCCGGGCGCTGGCCGACTACCAGCACGGCGCCCGCCGCAACGCCATCATGCAGGCGCAGGTGACCGGGCTGACCGCTGACGAGATCACGGCGCTGGCCGAGCATTTCGCCCGCCTGCCGGGGCCGCTGCGGGTCCGGCGCTGA
- a CDS encoding ABC transporter permease, with translation MSAPRLAVSRRTSRIWALAGGALLLLLWQLAAIRLGPLLMATPLQTLAALWRLLHSDDFHAQAGASLLRIAAGVGLGAGAGFALGLLAGLSPRLRGLLEPLRWLLMAVPPVVVVVLAMLWFGLGSAMVVFIATLMVAPGMYVNTVRGMQMLDPALVEMAAVYRLRPWQRLWHLYVPHLAAPLTAALLIATCGGVRVVVMAEVLGADSGAGFALANARSTFDSGELYAWALLLLLLVAVLEFSVQQPLQRRLTRWQEANHA, from the coding sequence ATGAGCGCGCCCCGTCTTGCCGTCTCGCGGCGAACGTCGCGGATCTGGGCGCTGGCCGGTGGGGCGCTGCTGTTGCTGCTGTGGCAACTGGCTGCGATCCGGCTGGGGCCGCTGCTGATGGCGACGCCGCTGCAGACGCTGGCCGCGCTGTGGCGCTTGCTGCACAGCGATGATTTTCATGCCCAGGCCGGCGCCAGCCTGCTGCGCATCGCCGCCGGCGTCGGACTTGGCGCGGGAGCCGGCTTTGCGCTCGGCTTGCTGGCCGGTCTGTCACCACGGCTGCGCGGCCTGCTCGAACCGCTGCGCTGGTTGCTGATGGCGGTGCCGCCGGTGGTCGTGGTGGTGCTGGCCATGCTGTGGTTCGGCCTCGGCTCGGCCATGGTGGTGTTTATCGCCACGCTGATGGTCGCGCCCGGCATGTATGTGAATACGGTCAGGGGCATGCAGATGCTCGACCCGGCACTGGTCGAAATGGCTGCGGTCTACCGGCTGCGGCCGTGGCAGCGGCTCTGGCACCTGTATGTCCCGCATCTGGCTGCGCCGCTGACCGCCGCGCTGCTGATTGCCACCTGCGGTGGCGTGCGGGTGGTGGTGATGGCCGAGGTGCTCGGCGCCGACAGCGGCGCCGGCTTTGCGCTGGCCAATGCCCGCAGCACCTTCGACAGCGGCGAGCTGTATGCATGGGCGCTGCTGCTGTTGCTGCTGGTGGCGGTCCTCGAATTCAGCGTGCAGCAACCGCTGCAGCGCCGGCTGACCCGCTGGCAGGAGGCAAACCATGCTTGA
- a CDS encoding response regulator produces the protein MRVLLVEDDPLLGDGLEAGLRQSGFNVDWMKDGAAARAAMAAAPYDAVVLDLGLPRVSGLDVLSDWRRQQVMTPVLILTARDAVEDRIKGLDAGADDYLVKPFALGELVARLRALIRRSHGRANPVFEHGTLILDPNARTVSQDGRAVELTAKEFQLLELFLENKNRVLPRALLEEKLYGWAQELDSNALEVHVHHLRKKLGSQLIRTVRGVGYQLGEA, from the coding sequence ATGAGAGTGCTGCTGGTTGAAGACGATCCCCTGCTCGGCGACGGGCTGGAAGCCGGTTTGCGCCAATCCGGTTTCAATGTCGACTGGATGAAGGACGGTGCCGCCGCCCGTGCCGCCATGGCCGCCGCGCCGTATGATGCCGTGGTGCTGGATCTGGGCCTGCCGCGCGTGTCAGGGCTGGACGTGCTGTCCGACTGGCGCCGCCAGCAGGTGATGACGCCGGTGCTGATCCTGACCGCGCGCGATGCGGTCGAGGACCGCATCAAGGGCCTCGACGCCGGCGCCGACGACTATCTGGTCAAGCCGTTTGCCCTCGGCGAGCTGGTGGCCCGGCTGCGCGCACTGATCCGCCGCTCGCACGGCCGCGCCAACCCGGTGTTCGAGCACGGGACGCTGATCCTCGACCCGAATGCGCGCACCGTCAGCCAGGACGGCCGGGCGGTCGAGCTGACCGCCAAGGAATTCCAGCTGCTGGAACTGTTCCTTGAAAACAAGAACCGCGTACTGCCGCGCGCGCTGCTCGAAGAGAAGCTGTACGGCTGGGCCCAGGAACTGGACAGCAATGCGCTGGAAGTCCACGTCCACCACCTGCGCAAGAAACTCGGCAGCCAGCTGATCCGTACCGTGCGCGGGGTCGGCTACCAGTTGGGCGAGGCATGA
- a CDS encoding SixA phosphatase family protein has translation MIELVLWRHAEAEDGSPDLNRALTRRGQVQAASMAEWLRPRLPDRVRIFVSEARRSQQTAAHLGKHAQVLPELNPDQPWERVLSAIDWPECGESLVVVGHQPWIGQVASQLLTGTPTMLTIKKGAAWWFARRQRQGDGQILLRTVMMPSLLDG, from the coding sequence ATGATCGAACTGGTGCTGTGGCGACATGCCGAAGCCGAAGACGGCAGTCCGGACCTGAACCGGGCGCTGACGCGCCGCGGACAGGTGCAGGCAGCATCGATGGCGGAGTGGCTGCGGCCGCGCCTGCCGGACCGGGTGCGGATTTTTGTCAGCGAGGCGCGCCGCTCGCAGCAGACGGCCGCGCACCTGGGCAAGCATGCGCAAGTGCTGCCGGAACTGAATCCGGACCAGCCGTGGGAACGCGTGCTGTCGGCCATCGACTGGCCGGAATGCGGCGAGTCACTGGTGGTGGTCGGCCATCAGCCGTGGATCGGCCAGGTAGCCTCGCAGCTGCTGACCGGCACGCCGACCATGCTGACGATCAAGAAGGGCGCGGCATGGTGGTTCGCCCGCCGCCAGCGCCAGGGCGACGGGCAGATCCTGCTGCGGACGGTGATGATGCCGTCGCTGCTTGATGGCTAG
- a CDS encoding ABC transporter substrate-binding protein, giving the protein MRIIRIIKSINTARHAAAALCLLLAGTAGAAETRPPLTLAGPASVVSFPLLHMIDSGALKSHADRVTFRLWQNPDQLRVLLANGQVDYTAAPANLPALLANRGEPVRLLNISVWGQLWLVSRDPQVRRYADLSGKVLLTSFSRDLPAILLDEVLRAEHVAGKVTLRRTRDMQDAVALMLAGQADHAVLGEPMASLLLWRNARAGGAPLYRSQSLASAWREAFPGQPALPQAGLMASSRRAPDLALSRAVEHAYAASARWCSAQPRACAELTHRHLPQLPVAAIEASIRVTRLDSRPASEVRPQLEALYRLIADKHPQAIGGRLPDVGFYGP; this is encoded by the coding sequence ATGAGAATAATTCGTATTATCAAATCAATCAATACGGCCCGGCATGCCGCGGCCGCGCTGTGTCTGCTGCTGGCCGGCACCGCCGGTGCGGCGGAGACGCGCCCGCCGCTGACACTGGCCGGGCCGGCATCGGTGGTCAGCTTCCCGCTGCTGCACATGATCGACAGCGGGGCACTGAAATCCCATGCGGACCGGGTGACGTTCCGGCTGTGGCAGAACCCCGACCAGTTGCGCGTGCTGCTGGCCAATGGCCAGGTCGACTACACCGCTGCGCCGGCCAATCTGCCGGCACTGCTGGCCAATCGCGGCGAGCCGGTCCGGCTGCTGAACATTTCGGTATGGGGCCAGCTGTGGCTGGTCAGCCGCGACCCGCAGGTCAGGCGCTATGCCGACCTGTCCGGCAAGGTGCTGCTGACGTCGTTCTCGCGCGATCTGCCGGCCATTCTGCTCGACGAAGTGCTGCGGGCGGAGCACGTGGCCGGCAAGGTCACGCTGCGGCGCACCCGCGACATGCAGGATGCGGTCGCGCTGATGCTGGCCGGACAGGCCGACCACGCCGTGCTCGGCGAGCCGATGGCGTCGCTGCTGCTATGGCGCAATGCCCGGGCCGGCGGTGCGCCGCTGTACCGCTCGCAAAGTCTGGCTTCGGCGTGGCGCGAGGCCTTTCCGGGCCAGCCGGCGCTGCCGCAGGCCGGGCTGATGGCCAGTTCACGCCGCGCACCGGACCTGGCGCTGTCGCGTGCGGTCGAACACGCGTACGCGGCCTCGGCCCGCTGGTGCTCGGCACAGCCGCGTGCCTGCGCCGAACTGACGCATCGCCATCTGCCGCAACTGCCGGTCGCCGCCATCGAGGCGTCGATCCGCGTCACCCGGCTCGACAGCCGCCCGGCCAGCGAAGTCCGTCCGCAACTGGAAGCGCTGTACCGGCTGATTGCCGACAAGCACCCGCAGGCGATCGGTGGCCGCCTGCCCGACGTCGGGTTCTACGGACCATGA
- a CDS encoding FKBP-type peptidyl-prolyl cis-trans isomerase — protein MSTTTTDSGLVIEELEVGTGDEARAGREVTVHYTGWLTDGTKFDSSVDRAQPFSFPLGAGHVIKGWDEGVSGMKVGGKRKLTIPASLGYGARGAGGVIPPNATLVFEVELLRV, from the coding sequence ATGAGCACAACGACCACCGACAGCGGACTGGTGATTGAAGAACTGGAAGTCGGTACCGGCGACGAGGCCCGTGCCGGCCGCGAAGTCACCGTGCATTACACCGGCTGGCTGACCGATGGCACCAAGTTCGATTCGAGCGTGGACCGCGCCCAGCCGTTCAGCTTTCCGCTTGGCGCCGGCCATGTGATCAAGGGCTGGGACGAAGGCGTCAGCGGCATGAAGGTCGGCGGCAAGCGCAAGCTGACCATTCCGGCCTCGCTCGGCTATGGCGCCCGTGGCGCCGGCGGCGTGATTCCGCCGAATGCCACGCTGGTGTTCGAAGTCGAGCTGCTGCGCGTCTGA
- a CDS encoding GNAT family N-acetyltransferase, protein MRCADLHLRAAVAADAAAIARIHTESWQLDYRDILKHAYLDDEAPAERLALWLSRMGGDAPPRVLLAESADGVALGFVCVFPDVDSRFGALLDNLHVAPAARGRGIGRRLLAEACRELRTYGQSGGMHLWVYAANRSASGFFRRYGGSEVTRETIVTPDGGTTISLCYHWPNLDMLAADTGARDSGK, encoded by the coding sequence ATGCGCTGCGCTGACCTGCACCTGCGCGCGGCCGTTGCCGCAGATGCCGCCGCCATTGCCCGCATCCATACCGAGAGCTGGCAGCTGGACTATCGCGACATCCTCAAGCATGCGTATCTGGATGACGAGGCGCCGGCCGAACGGCTGGCGCTGTGGTTGAGCCGGATGGGCGGCGATGCACCGCCACGGGTGCTGCTGGCGGAAAGCGCCGATGGGGTCGCGCTCGGTTTTGTCTGCGTATTTCCCGATGTCGACAGCCGTTTCGGCGCCCTGCTCGACAATCTGCACGTCGCACCGGCCGCCCGTGGCCGCGGCATCGGCCGCCGGCTGCTGGCCGAGGCCTGCCGCGAACTGCGCACGTACGGCCAGTCCGGCGGCATGCACCTGTGGGTCTACGCGGCCAATCGCAGTGCCAGCGGCTTCTTCCGCCGCTATGGCGGCAGCGAGGTCACGCGGGAAACCATCGTCACGCCGGATGGCGGCACCACCATCTCGCTGTGCTATCACTGGCCGAACCTGGACATGCTGGCGGCGGATACCGGCGCGCGCGACAGCGGCAAATAG
- a CDS encoding ATP-binding protein: MKVGRLRGVPSLKRRLLTAFLILLPAAWMVSAVINYRAASLAVNELFDTEQAFFAQILASVNLEARAQGYKIRPTLPRTLHELFDDGDEEEMDADIAFQLRNGAGEIIIADINQTELPFSRDYKGFYNVRIDNREWRLFYLHDRNNDAFALVGQRMKTRNKLVSRLVLGQMMPWLMALPALLVLMWWGVRRSLRPVDRLARDVRERAPDNLAPIAAPVPAEVGPLVVALNRLFARLETTLANERRFTADAAHELRTPLAALRVQLEVAMMAGDDASRRRALAKVMSGIDRATRLIEQLLTLARLDHLAAADRRPADLALCARRAVVLCADAADTRAITLTAPAEGVIWPLAGDEGMLEILLRNLIDNAIRYTPPGGEVWVECDAAALSVCDNGPGVAPEWLERVKERFSRPEGQQASGSGLGLSIAERIAELHGLKLTLDNRPGGGFIARLSRVG; the protein is encoded by the coding sequence ATGAAGGTCGGCAGGCTGCGCGGCGTCCCGTCGCTGAAGCGACGGCTGCTGACGGCATTCCTGATCCTGCTGCCTGCGGCATGGATGGTCAGCGCCGTCATCAACTACCGTGCCGCCTCGCTGGCGGTCAACGAACTGTTCGATACCGAGCAGGCGTTCTTCGCCCAGATCCTGGCCTCGGTCAATCTCGAGGCCCGCGCCCAGGGCTACAAGATCCGCCCGACGCTGCCGCGCACGCTGCACGAACTGTTCGACGACGGCGACGAAGAGGAAATGGACGCCGATATCGCCTTTCAGCTGCGCAACGGCGCCGGCGAAATCATCATCGCCGACATCAACCAGACCGAACTGCCGTTCAGCCGCGACTACAAGGGCTTTTACAACGTCCGCATCGACAACCGCGAATGGCGGCTGTTCTACCTGCACGACCGGAACAACGACGCGTTCGCCCTGGTCGGCCAGCGGATGAAAACCCGCAACAAGCTGGTCAGCCGGCTGGTGCTCGGCCAGATGATGCCGTGGCTGATGGCATTGCCGGCGCTGCTGGTGCTGATGTGGTGGGGGGTGCGCCGCAGCCTGCGCCCGGTCGACCGGCTGGCGCGCGACGTGCGCGAGCGCGCCCCGGACAATCTGGCGCCGATCGCCGCACCGGTGCCGGCCGAAGTCGGTCCGCTGGTGGTCGCACTGAACCGGCTGTTCGCGCGACTGGAAACCACGCTCGCCAACGAGCGCCGCTTTACCGCCGATGCCGCACACGAGTTGCGCACGCCGCTGGCCGCGCTGCGCGTACAGCTGGAAGTGGCGATGATGGCCGGTGACGACGCGTCGCGCCGGCGCGCGCTGGCCAAGGTCATGAGCGGCATCGATCGCGCCACGCGGCTGATCGAGCAACTGCTGACACTGGCCCGGCTCGATCACCTGGCCGCGGCCGATCGACGTCCGGCCGACCTGGCACTGTGCGCACGACGCGCGGTCGTGCTGTGCGCCGACGCCGCCGATACCCGCGCCATCACGCTGACGGCACCGGCCGAGGGCGTGATCTGGCCACTGGCCGGCGACGAAGGCATGCTGGAAATCCTGCTGCGCAACCTGATCGACAACGCCATCCGCTACACCCCGCCGGGCGGCGAGGTCTGGGTCGAGTGCGACGCGGCCGCGCTGTCGGTCTGCGACAACGGCCCCGGCGTCGCGCCGGAATGGCTGGAACGGGTCAAGGAACGCTTCTCGCGACCGGAAGGCCAGCAGGCCAGCGGCAGCGGGCTCGGCCTGTCGATCGCCGAGCGCATCGCCGAGCTGCACGGGCTGAAGCTGACGCTGGACAACCGCCCCGGCGGAGGCTTCATCGCCAGACTGAGCCGGGTCGGCTAG
- a CDS encoding Crp/Fnr family transcriptional regulator, translating into MPDVPSLPLLSGHPLFRSQPATVLDALVLGASVRRVAAGGQLFREGDPAGHYYLVISGSVEMLRYGQDGEERVFRLYERGQLVAIAAMFMAHARYPMNARARTDLAVHRLSRAALHQVCAAHPDIAMRLLEVVSQQLYQHVNQVDWLTGSSASQRLAAYLLGLPRTADSTAVQLPLSQRQLAAHLGVRAETLSRLLSEWTQRGLVRGRQRTWALCDIVPLQRLASASSRPF; encoded by the coding sequence ATGCCGGACGTCCCGTCCCTCCCCCTGCTGTCCGGGCACCCGCTGTTTCGCAGCCAGCCGGCCACCGTGCTCGATGCACTGGTCCTCGGCGCGTCGGTGCGGCGGGTGGCGGCGGGCGGACAGCTGTTTCGCGAGGGGGACCCGGCCGGTCATTACTATCTGGTCATCAGCGGCAGCGTCGAGATGCTGCGCTATGGCCAGGATGGCGAAGAGCGGGTATTCCGCCTGTACGAGCGCGGCCAGTTGGTCGCCATCGCGGCAATGTTCATGGCCCATGCCCGCTATCCGATGAATGCGCGCGCACGCACCGACCTGGCCGTCCACCGGCTGTCGCGCGCCGCGCTGCACCAGGTCTGCGCGGCCCATCCTGATATCGCCATGCGCCTGCTCGAAGTGGTCAGCCAGCAGCTGTACCAGCATGTGAACCAGGTGGACTGGCTGACCGGCAGCTCGGCATCGCAGCGGCTGGCGGCCTACCTGCTCGGCCTGCCGCGCACGGCGGACAGTACCGCGGTCCAGCTGCCGCTGAGCCAGCGCCAGCTGGCCGCCCATCTCGGCGTTCGCGCCGAAACCCTGAGCCGGCTGCTGTCCGAATGGACCCAGCGCGGTCTGGTTCGCGGAAGGCAACGCACCTGGGCGCTGTGCGACATCGTGCCGCTGCAGCGGCTTGCAAGTGCATCGTCGCGCCCCTTCTGA
- a CDS encoding c-type cytochrome: MLRLPSWWLLAAVCTLPALAAPGNPAAGRDKTAMCAGCHGIPGYRTAYPAVYSVPLIGGQKARYLEAALHAYRAGERSHSGMQAIARSLSDQDIADLAAFYGSGK; encoded by the coding sequence ATGCTCCGACTGCCTTCATGGTGGCTGCTCGCCGCCGTCTGTACGCTGCCGGCGCTGGCTGCGCCCGGCAATCCGGCCGCAGGACGCGACAAGACCGCCATGTGCGCCGGCTGTCACGGCATTCCCGGCTACCGCACCGCCTATCCGGCGGTGTATTCGGTGCCGCTGATTGGCGGACAGAAAGCGCGTTACCTGGAAGCGGCGCTGCATGCATATCGTGCCGGCGAACGCAGCCACTCGGGCATGCAGGCGATTGCCCGCAGCCTGTCCGACCAGGATATCGCCGATCTGGCGGCTTTCTACGGGAGCGGAAAATGA
- a CDS encoding chorismate--pyruvate lyase family protein produces the protein MTSLPDWQSAVPADCAYPDWLSEQGSLTARLLATGHAFAVELQALEATVPRADEAACLGIASDSVVLVRQVRLTLDGVAVIAARSLSADDGWRAVLDRGGRSLGYSLFGDDNDILRGPLEYATLSAGQALHPGDGPSLFARRSTFARHGGRLLVQEVFLPALTGFLP, from the coding sequence ATGACTTCGCTTCCCGACTGGCAGTCCGCCGTTCCGGCCGACTGCGCCTATCCGGACTGGCTCAGCGAGCAGGGCTCGCTGACCGCCCGCCTGCTCGCCACCGGCCATGCATTCGCTGTCGAACTGCAGGCGCTGGAGGCCACCGTTCCGCGCGCCGACGAGGCGGCCTGTCTGGGCATCGCCAGCGACAGCGTCGTGCTGGTGCGCCAGGTCCGGCTGACGCTGGATGGCGTGGCGGTGATTGCCGCCCGCAGCCTGTCGGCGGATGACGGCTGGCGTGCCGTGCTGGACCGCGGCGGCCGCTCGCTCGGCTATTCGCTGTTCGGCGACGACAACGACATTCTTCGCGGCCCGCTCGAATACGCGACCCTGTCCGCCGGCCAGGCGTTGCACCCCGGCGATGGGCCGTCACTGTTTGCACGTCGTTCGACCTTTGCCCGCCACGGCGGGCGGCTGCTGGTGCAGGAGGTTTTCCTGCCCGCCCTGACCGGGTTCCTGCCATGA
- a CDS encoding PepSY domain-containing protein, with protein MRRILICMPLLLAGAAVHAAPPTPSPCTDAPRAQWLSDEQLLSEVKRMGYKLKRYEQERQCVEVEGWDRNGQRVALRVDPATARIVQTTFK; from the coding sequence ATGCGTCGCATCCTGATCTGTATGCCGCTGCTGTTGGCCGGCGCCGCCGTACACGCCGCGCCGCCCACGCCGTCCCCCTGCACTGATGCCCCTCGCGCCCAGTGGCTGAGTGATGAACAGTTGCTCAGCGAGGTCAAGCGCATGGGCTACAAGCTCAAGCGCTACGAACAGGAGCGCCAGTGCGTCGAAGTCGAGGGCTGGGACCGTAATGGCCAGCGCGTCGCACTGCGTGTCGACCCGGCCACCGCCCGCATCGTGCAGACTACGTTCAAGTAG
- the ubiA gene encoding 4-hydroxybenzoate octaprenyltransferase translates to MNRERLITYSQLMRIDKPIGTFLLLWPTWWALWIASGGVPPLPVLAIFTLGTFLMRSAGCVVNDYADRDFDGAVDRTRQRPFPRGAVSKKEALLLAAGLALLAGLLILPLNHLTWAMSLPALFLAVSYPFTKRFFAVPQAYLGLAFGFGIPMAFAAIQDTIPLVAWWMFVANAFWTVAYDTCYAITDRPDDLKIGIKTSAITFGRHDVLAVGICHATFLLLMALLGPQLGMGWPYLAGLVVAAVLIGIQMGQIRGRDRAVCFKVFLDNNRVGLAIFVGIVIDYALR, encoded by the coding sequence ATGAATCGCGAACGCCTGATTACTTACAGCCAGTTGATGCGGATCGACAAGCCGATCGGCACCTTCCTGCTGCTGTGGCCGACGTGGTGGGCATTGTGGATCGCCTCCGGCGGCGTGCCGCCGCTGCCGGTGCTGGCGATCTTCACCCTCGGCACCTTCCTGATGCGCTCGGCCGGCTGCGTGGTCAACGACTACGCCGACCGCGATTTCGACGGCGCCGTCGACCGGACCCGCCAGCGCCCGTTTCCGCGTGGCGCGGTCAGCAAGAAGGAAGCCCTGCTGCTGGCCGCCGGTCTGGCACTGCTGGCCGGGCTGCTGATCCTGCCGCTGAACCACCTGACCTGGGCCATGAGTCTGCCGGCGCTGTTCCTTGCCGTCAGCTACCCGTTCACCAAGCGCTTCTTCGCCGTGCCGCAAGCCTATCTCGGCCTGGCATTCGGCTTCGGCATCCCGATGGCCTTCGCCGCGATCCAGGACACCATTCCGCTGGTGGCCTGGTGGATGTTCGTCGCCAATGCCTTCTGGACCGTGGCCTACGACACCTGCTATGCCATCACCGACCGCCCGGACGACCTGAAGATCGGCATCAAGACCTCGGCCATTACCTTCGGCCGGCACGATGTGCTCGCCGTCGGCATCTGCCATGCGACCTTCCTGCTGCTGATGGCACTGCTGGGGCCGCAGCTGGGCATGGGCTGGCCGTATCTGGCCGGGCTGGTGGTGGCCGCCGTGCTGATCGGCATCCAGATGGGGCAGATCCGTGGCCGCGACCGCGCGGTGTGCTTCAAGGTATTCCTCGACAACAACCGGGTCGGGCTGGCGATCTTCGTCGGCATCGTCATCGACTATGCGCTGCGCTGA
- a CDS encoding MerR family transcriptional regulator, translated as MNLIPHGLPISAVERETGIAKDLLRMWERRYGFPEPARDDQGDRLYPREQIDKLRLVRRLMDLGFRPGKVMHLDSDALGRMIDVHEPRREASPSTHDMVRLLRGRDHYAVRDYLHIQLDTLGTRPFVCDFLSETIEQVGSAWMRGEIEVYEEHLYTEQINRVLREALARLAMPAERPRVILTTCPGEQHVIGVLMVEAMLRLAGCETLAFGPEMPFTDTAHATVKHDADVVALSFSGAYDGDVQDATASLLELLPPDVELWVGGAGCRGLRSRPRCEVMTELSGIDGIVAAWRARQAARQE; from the coding sequence ATGAACCTGATACCGCACGGACTGCCCATCAGCGCCGTCGAGCGCGAGACCGGCATCGCCAAGGATCTGCTGCGCATGTGGGAACGGCGTTACGGCTTTCCCGAGCCGGCCCGTGACGACCAGGGTGACCGGCTGTATCCGCGCGAACAGATCGACAAGCTGCGGCTGGTACGCCGGCTGATGGACCTCGGCTTCCGGCCGGGCAAGGTCATGCACCTCGACAGCGACGCACTGGGGCGGATGATCGACGTGCACGAGCCGCGCCGCGAGGCCTCGCCGTCGACCCACGACATGGTCCGCCTGCTGCGCGGACGCGACCATTACGCCGTTCGCGACTATCTGCACATCCAGCTGGATACCCTCGGCACCCGCCCGTTCGTCTGCGACTTTCTCAGCGAGACCATCGAGCAGGTCGGCAGTGCCTGGATGCGCGGCGAGATCGAAGTCTACGAAGAACACCTGTATACCGAACAGATCAACCGCGTGCTGCGCGAGGCACTGGCGCGGCTGGCGATGCCGGCCGAGCGCCCGCGGGTGATCCTGACCACCTGTCCCGGCGAACAGCACGTGATCGGCGTGCTGATGGTCGAGGCGATGCTGCGGCTGGCCGGCTGCGAAACCCTGGCCTTCGGTCCGGAAATGCCGTTTACCGATACCGCGCACGCCACGGTCAAGCACGATGCCGACGTGGTCGCGCTGTCGTTCTCCGGCGCCTATGACGGCGACGTGCAGGATGCAACGGCATCGCTGCTGGAATTGCTGCCGCCGGACGTCGAGCTGTGGGTCGGCGGCGCCGGTTGCCGCGGGCTGCGCTCGCGGCCGCGCTGCGAGGTGATGACCGAGCTGTCCGGCATCGACGGCATCGTCGCCGCCTGGCGGGCACGTCAGGCGGCACGCCAGGAGTAA